ACCTTCACACCACCAGCCATCAAGTACACTGAAATTAATTACACCATTAATGCATGCTTTTTGCCCACTGGTTCCGCTTGCTTCTAAAGGTCTGCGGGGATTATTAAGCCATACATCCACTCCTTGGACCATTTTACGTGCCAATTCCATATTGTAATCTTCAACAAGCACTACCTTTCCTGAAAATTCCTCTTGGGATGCTATATCATTAATATGTTTTATAACTTCATGGGCCGGCCTGTCTGCCGGATGTGCCTTACCTGCAAATATAATTTGCACAGGCATTCGGGGGTTATTAAGAATACCTTTAATTCTCTCAATATTCCTGAAAATCAAATTTGCCCTTTTGTATGTTGCAAACCGGCGGGCAAAACCAATAGTCAATGCATTAGGATCAAGCAGATGTTCTGCTTCTCTAATACTTTCGGAGGAATACTCGTTGGATATTCTCTGTTTTTTTATTTTTTTACGCAAATATTCGATCAACTCTTTTTTTAACTGCAGGTGAGTACTCCAAAGCTGGCTGTCGGGTATCTTATCTACATTTAACCATATGTTTTTTTCGGGAATTCTCTCTTGCCATTCTTTACTTAAATATTTATCGTATAAATTTTTAAATGAGGGCGAAAGCCAGGAAACAGTATGAATTCCATTGGTTATGTGGGTTATAGGAACTTCATCTTCAGGTACCCCGGGCCATAAATTACTGTATATATTTCTTGTAACGGCCCCATGAAGTTCACTTACCCCATTTTTTCTACCTGCAATGGTTAGAGCCAGGACAGTCATGTTGAAGTTTTGATTGTCGTTGACTTTTAAACCTAGATCAAGGAATTGATGCCTGTTTATTCCTAATTGATTCCAATAATTACTAAAATATTTATCTATCATATACAGCGGAAATGTATCATTTCCAGCAGGGACAGGAGTGTGGGTAGTAAAAATTATATGGGCGCTGGCTACTTCCTTAGCTGCTTTGAAGGACAACTTTTTTTCCTGCATAAGTTTTCTTATAATTTCAAGGCTTAAAAAAGCCGAATGCCCTTCATTTATGTGATACACTGTTGCATTAATTCCCAAAGCCTCCAAAACCCTTACTCCTCCAATACCCAGCAGTATCTCCTGCTGAATCCTGGTTTCCTGGTCCCCACCGTACAAACGTGCAGTTAACCATCTGTCTGATTCATTATTCTGTTCTATATCGGTATCCATCAAATAAAGAGATATTCGTCCAATTTTAACTTCCCATACTTTTGCATAAACCATTCTTCCTGATAATTCAACACTGATAACCACTTGTTTTCCTTCATTATTGAGAGCAGGCTTTAGAGGCAGCCTGGATATGTTAAGGTTAGTAAAAATAGTTTCCTGCCACCCGTCTTTATTGATTCGCTGATTGAAATAACCTTGTTTATAGAACAAACCTATTGCTACAAAAGGAATACCAAGATCGCTGGCAGATTTGCAGTGATCTCCCGATAAAACGCCAAGTCCGCCTGAATATATAGGCAATATTTCACTTAGCCCGTATTCGGCTGAAAAATATGCTATCTTATGATTGCCTATATCCGGATAGTTTTTGTTAAACCAGGTATTATTGTCCGACATATATGAATCAAACGCATTTACGACTTCATTGTATTTTAACATATACACCTTATTGTTTAAAGCTTCTTCAAGTTTATTGCTGCTTACCTCCTGAAGGAAGCTGATAGGGTTTTTTCCTGTTTCCTTCCATAGCTCAGGATCAATATCTTCAAATAAATCTAAAGCATCATGATTCCATGACCACCAGAGGTTGTATGCAATATCTTTTAATTTTTCCAATCTTTTTGG
This Bacillota bacterium DNA region includes the following protein-coding sequences:
- the glgP gene encoding alpha-glucan family phosphorylase, coding for MFLTGKIIVTPILPKRLEKLKDIAYNLWWSWNHDALDLFEDIDPELWKETGKNPISFLQEVSSNKLEEALNNKVYMLKYNEVVNAFDSYMSDNNTWFNKNYPDIGNHKIAYFSAEYGLSEILPIYSGGLGVLSGDHCKSASDLGIPFVAIGLFYKQGYFNQRINKDGWQETIFTNLNISRLPLKPALNNEGKQVVISVELSGRMVYAKVWEVKIGRISLYLMDTDIEQNNESDRWLTARLYGGDQETRIQQEILLGIGGVRVLEALGINATVYHINEGHSAFLSLEIIRKLMQEKKLSFKAAKEVASAHIIFTTHTPVPAGNDTFPLYMIDKYFSNYWNQLGINRHQFLDLGLKVNDNQNFNMTVLALTIAGRKNGVSELHGAVTRNIYSNLWPGVPEDEVPITHITNGIHTVSWLSPSFKNLYDKYLSKEWQERIPEKNIWLNVDKIPDSQLWSTHLQLKKELIEYLRKKIKKQRISNEYSSESIREAEHLLDPNALTIGFARRFATYKRANLIFRNIERIKGILNNPRMPVQIIFAGKAHPADRPAHEVIKHINDIASQEEFSGKVVLVEDYNMELARKMVQGVDVWLNNPRRPLEASGTSGQKACINGVINFSVLDGWWCEGYNGNNGWVIGDDTFYDDEYYQDNADSESLYYNLENHIIPLYYNRDSNGIPTGWIKLMKESIKSLVYRFSTHRMVQDYTNKMYIASLKRVDKIVSSYYSYAVNLAEWKSYIEENWSQVSISGEKTLNQLKEYKAYAHDSIQISANVNLGNIDPSNVKVEVYYGKVNNNTIEDPQIKEMKMVEKTGSSTWLYTTEIKLADGGEYSYTFRVIPYHPDLINKFDTGLIRWVVQ